A genomic window from Diospyros lotus cultivar Yz01 chromosome 2, ASM1463336v1, whole genome shotgun sequence includes:
- the LOC127795590 gene encoding uncharacterized protein LOC127795590 isoform X1, with product MTDYTQEQDMEIEALEAILMDDFKEIHSSESGLNTSNRCFQITLSPQDDDADEVSAAPVRLALIFSHTEKYPDEPPLLNVKSLKGIQAADLKVLKEKLEQEASENLGMAMVYTLVTSAKDWLCDRFAQDDNDENAVDVEAETNDIIVPHGEPVTVDTFLAWRERFEAELALERAKLMPESALAPKEKKLTGRQWFESGRASMKGSAPITEASDEEQEEDIDLDDEDFEDDEDDMLEHYLAEKSDSSR from the exons ATGACTG ACTATACGCAGGAGCAAGATATGGAAATTGAAGCCCTGGAAGCCATACTTATGGATGATTTTAAAG AAATTCACTCTAGTGAAAGTGGCTTAAACACTTCTAATCGTTGCTTCCAAATTACACTATCTCCACAG GATGATGATGCAGATGAAGTGTCAGCAGCTCCAG TTCGCTTGGCTTTGATTTTCTCACACACTGAGAAATATCCAGATGAACCACCACTTCTGAATGTAAAAAG TTTAAAAGGAATACAAGCAGCAGATCTTAAGGTTCTGAAAGAAAAGTTAGAACAAGAG GCATCTGAAAACCTTGGTATGGCAATGGTCTATACTCTAGTTACGTCTGCTAAGGACTGGCTATGTGACAGATTTGCTCAAGATGATAATGATGAGAATGCTGTTGATGTAGAGGCAGAAACAAATGAT atTATTGTACCCCACGGAGAACCAGTTACTGTCGATACATTTCTTGCATGGAGAGAGAGGTTTGAAGCAGAGTTAGCACTAGAAAGAGCAAA GTTAATGCCCGAGTCGGCACTTGCACCCAAGGAAAAGAAGCTCACAGGCAGACAATGGTTCGAGAGTGGAAGAGCATCTatg AAAGGTTCAGCTCCAATTACTGAAGCATCTGATGAGGAACAGGAGGAAGAcattgatcttgatgatgaggacTTTGAAG ATGACGAAGACGACATGTTGGAGCACTATTTGGCTGAGAAATCAGATTCGTCCCGTTGA
- the LOC127795590 gene encoding uncharacterized protein LOC127795590 isoform X2 has translation MEIEALEAILMDDFKEIHSSESGLNTSNRCFQITLSPQDDDADEVSAAPVRLALIFSHTEKYPDEPPLLNVKSLKGIQAADLKVLKEKLEQEASENLGMAMVYTLVTSAKDWLCDRFAQDDNDENAVDVEAETNDIIVPHGEPVTVDTFLAWRERFEAELALERAKLMPESALAPKEKKLTGRQWFESGRASMKGSAPITEASDEEQEEDIDLDDEDFEDDEDDMLEHYLAEKSDSSR, from the exons ATGGAAATTGAAGCCCTGGAAGCCATACTTATGGATGATTTTAAAG AAATTCACTCTAGTGAAAGTGGCTTAAACACTTCTAATCGTTGCTTCCAAATTACACTATCTCCACAG GATGATGATGCAGATGAAGTGTCAGCAGCTCCAG TTCGCTTGGCTTTGATTTTCTCACACACTGAGAAATATCCAGATGAACCACCACTTCTGAATGTAAAAAG TTTAAAAGGAATACAAGCAGCAGATCTTAAGGTTCTGAAAGAAAAGTTAGAACAAGAG GCATCTGAAAACCTTGGTATGGCAATGGTCTATACTCTAGTTACGTCTGCTAAGGACTGGCTATGTGACAGATTTGCTCAAGATGATAATGATGAGAATGCTGTTGATGTAGAGGCAGAAACAAATGAT atTATTGTACCCCACGGAGAACCAGTTACTGTCGATACATTTCTTGCATGGAGAGAGAGGTTTGAAGCAGAGTTAGCACTAGAAAGAGCAAA GTTAATGCCCGAGTCGGCACTTGCACCCAAGGAAAAGAAGCTCACAGGCAGACAATGGTTCGAGAGTGGAAGAGCATCTatg AAAGGTTCAGCTCCAATTACTGAAGCATCTGATGAGGAACAGGAGGAAGAcattgatcttgatgatgaggacTTTGAAG ATGACGAAGACGACATGTTGGAGCACTATTTGGCTGAGAAATCAGATTCGTCCCGTTGA
- the LOC127795462 gene encoding uncharacterized protein LOC127795462: MVNLTERVGDLEGKVDTMRGEIQTINRNVAEMLEQFAIMITRWDEQERERKAKAHGNDWPPELTPDSEVTPGGGMSHRMEGSMSAAWRPEGRGRRLEMPTFEGDNPDDWIFRAERYFTTNQLSEDEKIESAALCFEAGALAWFQWESRRRGIRSWEGLKQGILNRFRPTQEGSLEERFLALRQEGTIKEYRLMFETLAVPVSDVFEAFLEGHFINGLKPEIKAEIRVLQPRGLDRVMLIAQCIEDKNAVVLSCGRGFGQVGSKIPTYSTTNTVRIPPSQSRSPTPYSRVSNQVSSKLPVAESGSNVPFKRLSEAEWKAKREKGLCFRCDEKYSIGHRCKNKELHVMMIYDEEKEREGSERGTTEVREDEGGEEVHQGSEIIELSMNSVVGLTTPQTMKLQGVIEGQPVVVLIDGGATHNFIAAELVQQLGLPRTETTGYGVIMGTGMAVQGAGICKGVKLHLQNLQIVEDFLPLELGSSDVILGMKWLAAVGKMRVDWKALTMKFQVGGLAVTLQGDPSLSKSLVSLKAMMKAFKENGEGVLLELGTMASDYSDKTVEIPPFLKQVLAEFEEVFSAPEGLPPSRKKDHAINLLPGTTPVNVRPYRYPYLQKNEIEKMVGEMLVAGIIQPSSSPFSSPVLLVKKNDGGWRFCVDYRALNKVTVADKFPIPVIEELLDELHGAKVFSKLDLKSRYHQIRVKAEDIPKTAFRTHEGHYEFLVMPFGLTNAPATFQSLMNNIFREQMRRFVLVFFDDILVFSKDFEQHAQHLCSVLEVLAANHLFANKKKCSFGQLEIEYLGHIISHEGVSADYNKVKAMLEWPSPATLKELRGFLGLTGYYRRFVKDYGKIAWPLTDRLRKGNFFWDEAGEQAFRQLKAAMVSLPVLALPNFDKPFEVETDASGHGMGAVLMQDHRPIAYFN; encoded by the coding sequence ATGGTAAACTTAACCGAGAGGGTGGGGGACCTGGAGGGGAAGGTTGACACGATGAGGGGAGAGATTCAAACCATCAACCGGAACGTAGCAGAAATGCTGGAGCAGTTTGCTATCATGATCACAAGGTGGGACGAACAGGAACGGGAGCGGAAGGCTAAGGCTCATGGGAACGACTGGCCACCGGAATTGACCCCAGATTCCGAAGTGACACCAGGAGGGGGTATGAGTCACAGAATGGAGGGAAGCATGAGCGCCGCATGGCGACCGGAGGGGAGAGGTAGGAGGCTGGAAATGCCTACCTTCGAAGGAGACAATCCAGACGACTGGATTTTCAGGGCGGAGAGATACTTCACGACCAACCAGCTCTCGGAGGATGAAAAGATAGAGTCCGCTGCATTATGCTTCGAGGCAGGGGCCCTCgcttggttccagtgggagtCTAGGCGCAGGGGGATCCGTAGCTGGGAGGGGCTCAAGCAGGGAATTCTTAACCGATTCCGCCCAACTCAAGAAGGATCGCTGGAAGAGAGGTTCCTTGCTCTGCGACAAGAAGGCACGATTAAGGAATATAGGCTGATGTTTGAGACATTGGCGGTACCTGTGTCAGACGTCTTTGAGGCATTCTTGGAAGGACATTTCATCAACGGCCTTAAGCCTGAAATTAAGGCTGAGATCAGGGTATTACAACCCAGGGGGTTGGATCGGGTCATGCTAATAGCGCAATGTATAGAGGATAAAAATGCAGTCGTCCTGAGCTGCGGTAGGGGGTTCGGACAAGTGGGAAGTAAAATTCCCACCTACTCTACCACTAACACCGTTAGAATCCCTCCCTCACAATCCAGAAGCCCGACTCCTTATTCGAGAGTCTCGAACCAGGTGAGTAGTAAGCTACCGGTGGCCGAGAGTGGTAGTAATGTTCCTTTTAAACGGCTCAGTGAGGCTGAGTGGAAAGCCAAGAGAGAGAAGGGATTGTGTTTCCGTTGTGATGAGAAATACTCGATTGGCCACAGGTGCAAGAACAAGGAGCTGCACGTTATGATGATctatgatgaagaaaaagagagggaaGGATCCGAAAGGGGAACCACAGAGGTGAGAGAAGACGAGGGAGGAGAGGAAGTGCACCAAGGCAGTGAAATCATTGAACTCTCTATGAATTCAGTGGTTGGTTTAACAACACCGCAGACCATGAAGCTACAAGGCGTTATCGAAGGGCAACCAGTAGTAGTACTGATCGATGGAGGGGCGACGCACAACTTTATAGCGGCCGAGTTAGTTCAACAACTGGGACTGCCGCGAACAGAAACGACTGGTTATGGTGTTATCATGGGAACGGGAATGGCAGTGCAAGGGGCCGGGATTTGCAAGGGCGTAAAGTTGCATCTACAAAACTTGCAAATAGTGGAAGATTTTCTACCTCTGGAGCTGGGCAGCTCAGATGTAATTCTTGGGATGAAGTGGTTGGCTGCGGTGGGAAAAATGAGAGTGGATTGGAAGGCCTTGACTATGAAGTTCCAGGTGGGGGGATTAGCCGTGACCTTGCAGGGCGACCCTAGCTTGAGCAAAAGCTTGGTATCCCTGAAGGCAATGATGAAGGCTTTCAAGGAGAATGGAGAAGGAGTGCTGCTTGAATTGGGAACGATGGCATCTGATTACAGTGACAAAACGGTCGAGATCCCACCGTTCCTTAAGCAAGTGTTAGCTGAGTTCGAGGAGGTGTTTTCAGCACCTGAAGGGCTGCCTCCTTCCAGAAAGAAGGATCATGCCATCAACCTGCTGCCAGGCACAACTCCAGTCAATGTGCGGCCCTACCGTTATCCCTATCTACAGAAAAACGAGATTGAAAAGATGGTAGGAGAGATGCTAGTCGCAGGGATCATACAACCCAGTTCCAGCCCCTTTTCGAGCCCGGTTCTGCTGGTCAAGAAGAATGATGGAGGGTGGAGGTTCTGTGTGGATTATAGGGCATTAAATAAGGTGACAGTGGCCGACAAATTCCCAATTCCAGTGATTGAAGAGCTGCTGGATGAGCTTCATGGAGCCAAGGTCTTCTCCAAACTCGACCTTAAGTCCAGGTATCACCAAATTCGCGTCAAGGCAGAGGATATTCCAAAGACAGCATTCCGGACGCATGAAGGCCACTACGAATTCCTcgtaatgccttttggattgactAACGCGCCAGCCACATTTCAGTCACTGATGAATAACATCTTCAGAGAACAGATGAGGCGTTTCGTGCTAGTTTTCTTCGACGACATCTTGGTTTTTAGCAAAGACTTTGAACAGCATGCACAACACTTGTGCTCTGTTCTGGAGGTGTTGGCAGCTAACCATTTATTTGCGAATAAGAAGAAGTGTTCATTCGGACAATTGGAAATTGAGTACCTAGGTCACATTATATCACATGAAGGAGTCTCGGCTGATTATAACAAGGTAAAAGCCATGTTAGAGTGGCCCTCTCCCGCCACACTGAAGGAGTTGCGTGGTTTTCTTGGTCTCACCGGGTACTATAGGCGTTTTGTTAAAGATTATGGCAAGATAGCTTGGCCACTCACGGACAGACTCAGGAAGGGtaatttcttttgggatgaaGCGGGTGAGCAAGCTTTTCGCCAGCTCAAAGCTGCCATGGTGTCACTGCCCGTGTTGGCTTTGCCGAATTTTGACAAACCATTCGAGGTGGAGACAGATGCTTCGGGACATGGCATGGGGGCTGTGTTAATGCAAGACCATCGACCTATTGCATACTTTAATTAG